A window of Strix aluco isolate bStrAlu1 chromosome 11, bStrAlu1.hap1, whole genome shotgun sequence contains these coding sequences:
- the UBA3 gene encoding NEDD8-activating enzyme E1 catalytic subunit isoform X5: MADGEEPEKKRRRLEELLADGMAVDGGCGDTGDWEGRWNHVKKFLERSGPFTHPDFEPGTQALEFLLSTCKVLVIGAGGLGCELLKNLALSGFRQIHVIDMDTIDVSNLNRQFLFRPKDVGRPKAEVAAEFLNSRIPNCAVVAYFKKIQDMDESFYRQFHIIVCGLDSIIARRWINGMLMSFLHYEDGVLDPSSIIPLIDGGTEGFKGNVRVIIPGMTACVECTLELYPPQVNFPMCTIASMPRLPEHCIEYVRILQWPKEQPFGEGVALDGDDPEHIQWIYQKSLERASQFNIKGVTYRLTQGVVKRIIPAVASTNAVIAAVCATEVFKIATSAYIPLNNYLVFNDVDGLYTYTFEAERKENCPACSQLPQNIEISPSAKLQEILDYLTNNASLQMKSPAITATMYGGNKTLYLQTVASIEERTRPNLSKTLKELGLVDGQELAVADVTTPQTMLFKLHFTT; this comes from the exons ATGGCGGATGGTGAGGAACC ggagaagaaaagaaggaggcTAGAGGAGCTGCTGGCGGATGG AATGGCTGTTGATGGTGGGTGTGGGGACACTGGAGACTGGGAAGGTCGCTGGAACCATGTAAAGAAGTTCCTCGAGCGATCTGGACCATTCACACATCCTGATTTCGAACCAGGCACTCAA GCTCTTGAGTTTTTGTTAAGCACATGTAAAGTACTAGTTATTGGAGCAGGAGGATTAGGATGCGAACTCCTGAAAAACCTG GCACTGTCTGGCTTTAGGCAGATCCATGTCATTGACATGGATACTATAGATGTTTCTAATCTTAACCGACAGTTTCTGTTTCG ACCGAAGGATGTTGGTCGACCAAAAGCAGAAGTTGCAGCAGAATTCCTAAACAGCCGCATTCCCAACTGTGCTGTTGTAGC gtattttaaaaagATTCAAGACATGGATGAAAGCTTCTATCGAC agttTCATATTATTGTTTGTGGGCTGGACTCTATAATTGCAAGAAGATGGATAAATGGCATGCTG ATGTCATTTTTACATTATGAAGATGGTGTACTGGATCCAAGTTCCATCATACCTTTAATAGATGGAGGGACAGAAGGTTTTAAAGGAAATGTCCGTGTGATTATTCCTGGTATGACAGCATGTGTTGAATGCACACTTGAGCTTTATCCACCACAG GTCAATTTTCCCATGTGTACTATTGCATCTATGCCCAGACTACCAGAGCATTGTATTGAGTATGTCAGGATATTGCAGTGGCCAAAGGAGCAGCCTTTTGGAG AAGGTGTTGCGTTGGATGGAGATGACCCTGAACATATACAGTGGATTTACCAGAAGTCTTTAGAAAGAGCATCACAATTTAATATTAAAGGTGTTACATACAGACTCACCCAAG gggTGGTTAAACGAATTATTCCAGCAGTAGCTTCTACAAATGCAGTAATTGCAG CTGTTTGCGccactgaagtttttaaaatagccacaag TGCATACATTCCTCTTAACAACTACTTGGTGTTTAATGATGTGGATGGattatacacatacacatttgaAGCTGAAAGAAAG GAGAACTGTCCAGCTTGCAGCCAGCTGCCCCAAAACATAGAGATTTCCCCATCAGCTAAATTGCAGGAGATCTTGGATTACTTGACAAATAATGCTTCATT GCAAATGAAATCTCCTGCAATCACAGCAACTATGTATGGAGGAAATAAAACACTTTACTTACAG acagtAGCTTCAATTGAAGAACGAACAAGGCCAAATCTTTCCAAGACACTAAAAG aatTGGGGCTTGTGGATGGCCAAGAACTTGCAGTTGCTGATGTTACTACACCACAGACTATGTTGTTCAAGCTTCACTTTACCACTTAA
- the UBA3 gene encoding NEDD8-activating enzyme E1 catalytic subunit isoform X3, whose product MADGEEPMAVDGGCGDTGDWEGRWNHVKKFLERSGPFTHPDFEPGTQALEFLLSTCKVLVIGAGGLGCELLKNLALSGFRQIHVIDMDTIDVSNLNRQFLFRPKDVGRPKAEVAAEFLNSRIPNCAVVAYFKKIQDMDESFYRQFHIIVCGLDSIIARRWINGMLMSFLHYEDGVLDPSSIIPLIDGGTEGFKGNVRVIIPGMTACVECTLELYPPQVNFPMCTIASMPRLPEHCIEYVRILQWPKEQPFGEGVALDGDDPEHIQWIYQKSLERASQFNIKGVTYRLTQGVVKRIIPAVASTNAVIAAVCATEVFKIATSAYIPLNNYLVFNDVDGLYTYTFEAERKENCPACSQLPQNIEISPSAKLQEILDYLTNNASLQMKSPAITATMYGGNKTLYLQTVASIEERTRPNLSKTLKELGLVDGQELAVADVTTPQTMLFKLHFTT is encoded by the exons ATGGCGGATGGTGAGGAACC AATGGCTGTTGATGGTGGGTGTGGGGACACTGGAGACTGGGAAGGTCGCTGGAACCATGTAAAGAAGTTCCTCGAGCGATCTGGACCATTCACACATCCTGATTTCGAACCAGGCACTCAA GCTCTTGAGTTTTTGTTAAGCACATGTAAAGTACTAGTTATTGGAGCAGGAGGATTAGGATGCGAACTCCTGAAAAACCTG GCACTGTCTGGCTTTAGGCAGATCCATGTCATTGACATGGATACTATAGATGTTTCTAATCTTAACCGACAGTTTCTGTTTCG ACCGAAGGATGTTGGTCGACCAAAAGCAGAAGTTGCAGCAGAATTCCTAAACAGCCGCATTCCCAACTGTGCTGTTGTAGC gtattttaaaaagATTCAAGACATGGATGAAAGCTTCTATCGAC agttTCATATTATTGTTTGTGGGCTGGACTCTATAATTGCAAGAAGATGGATAAATGGCATGCTG ATGTCATTTTTACATTATGAAGATGGTGTACTGGATCCAAGTTCCATCATACCTTTAATAGATGGAGGGACAGAAGGTTTTAAAGGAAATGTCCGTGTGATTATTCCTGGTATGACAGCATGTGTTGAATGCACACTTGAGCTTTATCCACCACAG GTCAATTTTCCCATGTGTACTATTGCATCTATGCCCAGACTACCAGAGCATTGTATTGAGTATGTCAGGATATTGCAGTGGCCAAAGGAGCAGCCTTTTGGAG AAGGTGTTGCGTTGGATGGAGATGACCCTGAACATATACAGTGGATTTACCAGAAGTCTTTAGAAAGAGCATCACAATTTAATATTAAAGGTGTTACATACAGACTCACCCAAG gggTGGTTAAACGAATTATTCCAGCAGTAGCTTCTACAAATGCAGTAATTGCAG CTGTTTGCGccactgaagtttttaaaatagccacaag TGCATACATTCCTCTTAACAACTACTTGGTGTTTAATGATGTGGATGGattatacacatacacatttgaAGCTGAAAGAAAG GAGAACTGTCCAGCTTGCAGCCAGCTGCCCCAAAACATAGAGATTTCCCCATCAGCTAAATTGCAGGAGATCTTGGATTACTTGACAAATAATGCTTCATT GCAAATGAAATCTCCTGCAATCACAGCAACTATGTATGGAGGAAATAAAACACTTTACTTACAG acagtAGCTTCAATTGAAGAACGAACAAGGCCAAATCTTTCCAAGACACTAAAAG aatTGGGGCTTGTGGATGGCCAAGAACTTGCAGTTGCTGATGTTACTACACCACAGACTATGTTGTTCAAGCTTCACTTTACCACTTAA
- the UBA3 gene encoding NEDD8-activating enzyme E1 catalytic subunit isoform X4 has translation MAVDGGCGDTGDWEGRWNHVKKFLERSGPFTHPDFEPGTQALEFLLSTCKVLVIGAGGLGCELLKNLALSGFRQIHVIDMDTIDVSNLNRQFLFRPKDVGRPKAEVAAEFLNSRIPNCAVVAYFKKIQDMDESFYRQFHIIVCGLDSIIARRWINGMLMSFLHYEDGVLDPSSIIPLIDGGTEGFKGNVRVIIPGMTACVECTLELYPPQVNFPMCTIASMPRLPEHCIEYVRILQWPKEQPFGEGVALDGDDPEHIQWIYQKSLERASQFNIKGVTYRLTQGVVKRIIPAVASTNAVIAAVCATEVFKIATSAYIPLNNYLVFNDVDGLYTYTFEAERKENCPACSQLPQNIEISPSAKLQEILDYLTNNASLQMKSPAITATMYGGNKTLYLQTVASIEERTRPNLSKTLKELGLVDGQELAVADVTTPQTMLFKLHFTT, from the exons ATGGCTGTTGATGGTGGGTGTGGGGACACTGGAGACTGGGAAGGTCGCTGGAACCATGTAAAGAAGTTCCTCGAGCGATCTGGACCATTCACACATCCTGATTTCGAACCAGGCACTCAA GCTCTTGAGTTTTTGTTAAGCACATGTAAAGTACTAGTTATTGGAGCAGGAGGATTAGGATGCGAACTCCTGAAAAACCTG GCACTGTCTGGCTTTAGGCAGATCCATGTCATTGACATGGATACTATAGATGTTTCTAATCTTAACCGACAGTTTCTGTTTCG ACCGAAGGATGTTGGTCGACCAAAAGCAGAAGTTGCAGCAGAATTCCTAAACAGCCGCATTCCCAACTGTGCTGTTGTAGC gtattttaaaaagATTCAAGACATGGATGAAAGCTTCTATCGAC agttTCATATTATTGTTTGTGGGCTGGACTCTATAATTGCAAGAAGATGGATAAATGGCATGCTG ATGTCATTTTTACATTATGAAGATGGTGTACTGGATCCAAGTTCCATCATACCTTTAATAGATGGAGGGACAGAAGGTTTTAAAGGAAATGTCCGTGTGATTATTCCTGGTATGACAGCATGTGTTGAATGCACACTTGAGCTTTATCCACCACAG GTCAATTTTCCCATGTGTACTATTGCATCTATGCCCAGACTACCAGAGCATTGTATTGAGTATGTCAGGATATTGCAGTGGCCAAAGGAGCAGCCTTTTGGAG AAGGTGTTGCGTTGGATGGAGATGACCCTGAACATATACAGTGGATTTACCAGAAGTCTTTAGAAAGAGCATCACAATTTAATATTAAAGGTGTTACATACAGACTCACCCAAG gggTGGTTAAACGAATTATTCCAGCAGTAGCTTCTACAAATGCAGTAATTGCAG CTGTTTGCGccactgaagtttttaaaatagccacaag TGCATACATTCCTCTTAACAACTACTTGGTGTTTAATGATGTGGATGGattatacacatacacatttgaAGCTGAAAGAAAG GAGAACTGTCCAGCTTGCAGCCAGCTGCCCCAAAACATAGAGATTTCCCCATCAGCTAAATTGCAGGAGATCTTGGATTACTTGACAAATAATGCTTCATT GCAAATGAAATCTCCTGCAATCACAGCAACTATGTATGGAGGAAATAAAACACTTTACTTACAG acagtAGCTTCAATTGAAGAACGAACAAGGCCAAATCTTTCCAAGACACTAAAAG aatTGGGGCTTGTGGATGGCCAAGAACTTGCAGTTGCTGATGTTACTACACCACAGACTATGTTGTTCAAGCTTCACTTTACCACTTAA
- the UBA3 gene encoding NEDD8-activating enzyme E1 catalytic subunit isoform X1 encodes MVRNRKCPGEEKKEARGAAGGWITKQTCLPERWTHRPGVCVLGMAVDGGCGDTGDWEGRWNHVKKFLERSGPFTHPDFEPGTQALEFLLSTCKVLVIGAGGLGCELLKNLALSGFRQIHVIDMDTIDVSNLNRQFLFRPKDVGRPKAEVAAEFLNSRIPNCAVVAYFKKIQDMDESFYRQFHIIVCGLDSIIARRWINGMLMSFLHYEDGVLDPSSIIPLIDGGTEGFKGNVRVIIPGMTACVECTLELYPPQVNFPMCTIASMPRLPEHCIEYVRILQWPKEQPFGEGVALDGDDPEHIQWIYQKSLERASQFNIKGVTYRLTQGVVKRIIPAVASTNAVIAAVCATEVFKIATSAYIPLNNYLVFNDVDGLYTYTFEAERKENCPACSQLPQNIEISPSAKLQEILDYLTNNASLQMKSPAITATMYGGNKTLYLQTVASIEERTRPNLSKTLKELGLVDGQELAVADVTTPQTMLFKLHFTT; translated from the exons ATGGTGAGGAACCGTAAGTGCCCT ggagaagaaaagaaggaggcTAGAGGAGCTGCTGGCGGATGG ATCACAAAGCAgacctgcctccctgagcggtgGACTCACAGGCCGGGCGTGTGTGTCTTGGG AATGGCTGTTGATGGTGGGTGTGGGGACACTGGAGACTGGGAAGGTCGCTGGAACCATGTAAAGAAGTTCCTCGAGCGATCTGGACCATTCACACATCCTGATTTCGAACCAGGCACTCAA GCTCTTGAGTTTTTGTTAAGCACATGTAAAGTACTAGTTATTGGAGCAGGAGGATTAGGATGCGAACTCCTGAAAAACCTG GCACTGTCTGGCTTTAGGCAGATCCATGTCATTGACATGGATACTATAGATGTTTCTAATCTTAACCGACAGTTTCTGTTTCG ACCGAAGGATGTTGGTCGACCAAAAGCAGAAGTTGCAGCAGAATTCCTAAACAGCCGCATTCCCAACTGTGCTGTTGTAGC gtattttaaaaagATTCAAGACATGGATGAAAGCTTCTATCGAC agttTCATATTATTGTTTGTGGGCTGGACTCTATAATTGCAAGAAGATGGATAAATGGCATGCTG ATGTCATTTTTACATTATGAAGATGGTGTACTGGATCCAAGTTCCATCATACCTTTAATAGATGGAGGGACAGAAGGTTTTAAAGGAAATGTCCGTGTGATTATTCCTGGTATGACAGCATGTGTTGAATGCACACTTGAGCTTTATCCACCACAG GTCAATTTTCCCATGTGTACTATTGCATCTATGCCCAGACTACCAGAGCATTGTATTGAGTATGTCAGGATATTGCAGTGGCCAAAGGAGCAGCCTTTTGGAG AAGGTGTTGCGTTGGATGGAGATGACCCTGAACATATACAGTGGATTTACCAGAAGTCTTTAGAAAGAGCATCACAATTTAATATTAAAGGTGTTACATACAGACTCACCCAAG gggTGGTTAAACGAATTATTCCAGCAGTAGCTTCTACAAATGCAGTAATTGCAG CTGTTTGCGccactgaagtttttaaaatagccacaag TGCATACATTCCTCTTAACAACTACTTGGTGTTTAATGATGTGGATGGattatacacatacacatttgaAGCTGAAAGAAAG GAGAACTGTCCAGCTTGCAGCCAGCTGCCCCAAAACATAGAGATTTCCCCATCAGCTAAATTGCAGGAGATCTTGGATTACTTGACAAATAATGCTTCATT GCAAATGAAATCTCCTGCAATCACAGCAACTATGTATGGAGGAAATAAAACACTTTACTTACAG acagtAGCTTCAATTGAAGAACGAACAAGGCCAAATCTTTCCAAGACACTAAAAG aatTGGGGCTTGTGGATGGCCAAGAACTTGCAGTTGCTGATGTTACTACACCACAGACTATGTTGTTCAAGCTTCACTTTACCACTTAA
- the UBA3 gene encoding NEDD8-activating enzyme E1 catalytic subunit isoform X2: protein MGEEKKEARGAAGGWITKQTCLPERWTHRPGVCVLGMAVDGGCGDTGDWEGRWNHVKKFLERSGPFTHPDFEPGTQALEFLLSTCKVLVIGAGGLGCELLKNLALSGFRQIHVIDMDTIDVSNLNRQFLFRPKDVGRPKAEVAAEFLNSRIPNCAVVAYFKKIQDMDESFYRQFHIIVCGLDSIIARRWINGMLMSFLHYEDGVLDPSSIIPLIDGGTEGFKGNVRVIIPGMTACVECTLELYPPQVNFPMCTIASMPRLPEHCIEYVRILQWPKEQPFGEGVALDGDDPEHIQWIYQKSLERASQFNIKGVTYRLTQGVVKRIIPAVASTNAVIAAVCATEVFKIATSAYIPLNNYLVFNDVDGLYTYTFEAERKENCPACSQLPQNIEISPSAKLQEILDYLTNNASLQMKSPAITATMYGGNKTLYLQTVASIEERTRPNLSKTLKELGLVDGQELAVADVTTPQTMLFKLHFTT, encoded by the exons ATG ggagaagaaaagaaggaggcTAGAGGAGCTGCTGGCGGATGG ATCACAAAGCAgacctgcctccctgagcggtgGACTCACAGGCCGGGCGTGTGTGTCTTGGG AATGGCTGTTGATGGTGGGTGTGGGGACACTGGAGACTGGGAAGGTCGCTGGAACCATGTAAAGAAGTTCCTCGAGCGATCTGGACCATTCACACATCCTGATTTCGAACCAGGCACTCAA GCTCTTGAGTTTTTGTTAAGCACATGTAAAGTACTAGTTATTGGAGCAGGAGGATTAGGATGCGAACTCCTGAAAAACCTG GCACTGTCTGGCTTTAGGCAGATCCATGTCATTGACATGGATACTATAGATGTTTCTAATCTTAACCGACAGTTTCTGTTTCG ACCGAAGGATGTTGGTCGACCAAAAGCAGAAGTTGCAGCAGAATTCCTAAACAGCCGCATTCCCAACTGTGCTGTTGTAGC gtattttaaaaagATTCAAGACATGGATGAAAGCTTCTATCGAC agttTCATATTATTGTTTGTGGGCTGGACTCTATAATTGCAAGAAGATGGATAAATGGCATGCTG ATGTCATTTTTACATTATGAAGATGGTGTACTGGATCCAAGTTCCATCATACCTTTAATAGATGGAGGGACAGAAGGTTTTAAAGGAAATGTCCGTGTGATTATTCCTGGTATGACAGCATGTGTTGAATGCACACTTGAGCTTTATCCACCACAG GTCAATTTTCCCATGTGTACTATTGCATCTATGCCCAGACTACCAGAGCATTGTATTGAGTATGTCAGGATATTGCAGTGGCCAAAGGAGCAGCCTTTTGGAG AAGGTGTTGCGTTGGATGGAGATGACCCTGAACATATACAGTGGATTTACCAGAAGTCTTTAGAAAGAGCATCACAATTTAATATTAAAGGTGTTACATACAGACTCACCCAAG gggTGGTTAAACGAATTATTCCAGCAGTAGCTTCTACAAATGCAGTAATTGCAG CTGTTTGCGccactgaagtttttaaaatagccacaag TGCATACATTCCTCTTAACAACTACTTGGTGTTTAATGATGTGGATGGattatacacatacacatttgaAGCTGAAAGAAAG GAGAACTGTCCAGCTTGCAGCCAGCTGCCCCAAAACATAGAGATTTCCCCATCAGCTAAATTGCAGGAGATCTTGGATTACTTGACAAATAATGCTTCATT GCAAATGAAATCTCCTGCAATCACAGCAACTATGTATGGAGGAAATAAAACACTTTACTTACAG acagtAGCTTCAATTGAAGAACGAACAAGGCCAAATCTTTCCAAGACACTAAAAG aatTGGGGCTTGTGGATGGCCAAGAACTTGCAGTTGCTGATGTTACTACACCACAGACTATGTTGTTCAAGCTTCACTTTACCACTTAA
- the ARL6IP5 gene encoding PRA1 family protein 3 → MDVQVAPLRAWDDFFPGSDRFARPDFKDISKWNNRVVSNLLYYQTNYLMVAAAVVSIVGFLSPLNMLIGGTVVVLVFMGFVWVSHNKDILRRLKKQYPTTFVVVIMLSSYFLISYLGDVMVFMFGITLPLLLMFVHASLRLRNIKNKLENKMEGIGLKKTPMGIILDALEQQEDSINKLADYISKVKE, encoded by the exons ATGGACGTGCAGGTGGCTCCGCTGCGGGCCTGGGACGATTTCTTCCCCGGCTCGGACCGCTTTGCCCGGCCCGACTTCAAAGACATCTCGAAATGGAACAACCGGGTGGTCAGCAACCTGCTCTACTACCAGACCAACTACCTGATGGTGGCCGCCGCCGTCGTCTCCATCGTGGG atTTCTGAGTCCCCTGAATATGCTTATTGGTGGTACTGTGGTGGTGCTGGTGTTCATGGGATTTGTGTGGGTATCACACAACAAGGATATCCTCCGCAGGCTGAAGAAGCAGTACCCAACCACATTTGTAGTGGTCATCATGCTGTCTAGCTACTTCTTGATCTCCTATCTGGGAGATGTCATGGTGTTCATGTTTGGGATCACGCTTCCTCTCCTCC TGATGTTTGTCCATGCTTCTCTGAGGCTCCGGAACATAAAGAACAAGCTGGAGAACAAGATGGAAGGAATAGGCTTGAAGAAGACCCCAATGGGCATCATACTGGATGCTCTAGAACAGCAAGAGGATAGTATCAACAAACTGGCTGACTACATATCTAAAGTGAAGGAGTAG